A segment of the Chlamydiota bacterium genome:
GCATGAACTCAGGACGCCGCTCACGCTCATTTTAGCGCCGGCGGAATCGGTGATCAAAAAGGGCGAAGCGTGGGGTGTGAAGCATGAGGCGCAAAAAAATGTCGAGGTCATTCGCCATAACGCCCTTCGGCTCTTGAAGCTCGTGAATCAGCTCTTGGACCTCTCCAAAATTGACGCTGGGAAAATGGAGTTACATCTCAGTTCTGTTCAAGTTGCGCCCTTCTTAAAAGAAATCCAAGACTCCGT
Coding sequences within it:
- a CDS encoding HAMP domain-containing histidine kinase, with amino-acid sequence HELRTPLTLILAPAESVIKKGEAWGVKHEAQKNVEVIRHNALRLLKLVNQLLDLSKIDAGKMELHLSSVQVAPFLKEIQDSVQPLADEKGLKLEFNAPEDLEAEFDRDHIEKVMLNLT